The proteins below are encoded in one region of Fulvia fulva chromosome 9, complete sequence:
- a CDS encoding Cytochrome P450 52A13 — protein MGFQSFLDRVAPLSVVYAALVFGAWKLQYYTSNLISSGAFLLFTLVFLQKIAHHVQDERKILALGKQAPIVRTNTPFNVGFLYRALWYFSKHRNHELWWMMFNKNGNKNLPYTVETVVVGQRLVFTSDEENIKAILATQFQDYGKGPQFRKEWKEFLGLSIFTTDGHQWHDSRQLLRPQFIKDRVGDLQRFEHQIQVLLPMLKGNGETVRLDDLIYRYTLDAATHFLFGRSVGSLENGEAEFATAFAEVQRVQAIIARAGPLQHFVPMKSFRQALDVLNRFTDRYIDEALSLPPEELEKSTKSDESYTFLHAIAAYTRDRAVLRDQLVAVLLAGRDTTAVTLSWLFYELSRNPQITAKLRQDIVSHVGTDRMPTYDDLKSMRYLTHTINEILRLYPVVPYNVRVALTDTTLPHGGGPDGTEPIGITKNTPIGYSTFILQRRPDIYPPGSSGFPDPLQFVPDRWDSWVPKSWSYIPFNGGPRICIGQQFALTEIAYTVTRILQTFERVESRQEGFPGTKTDIVLQPQKGVYVAFVKGEGKA, from the exons ATGGGCTTCCAGTCCTTCCTCGACCGCGTCGCTCCGCTCTCTGTTGTATATGCCGCCCTCGTTTTCGGAGCCTGGAAACTGCAATACTACACTTCCAACCTCATATCCTCAGGAGCATTTTTGCTCTTCACATTGGTGTTCCTGCAGAAAATCGCCCACCACGTTCAGGATGAGCGCAAGATCCTCGCGCTGGGCAAGCAGGCGCCTATAGTGCGGACCAACACTCCATTCAATGTTGGCTTCCTCTACAGGGCACTGTGGTACTTCTCCAAGCATCGCAACCATGAGTTATGGTGGATGATGTTCAACAAAAATGGCAACAAGAACCTCCCGTATACTGTTGAGACCGTCGTCGTGGGACAGAGGTTGGTGTTTACGAGTGATGAGGAAAACATCAAGGCGATTTTGGCGACGCAGTTCCAGGACTATGGAAAAGGGCCACAGTTTAGAAAGGAGTGGAAGGAGTTTTTGGGTCTGA GCATTTTCACCACGGATGGACATCAATGGCATGATTCACGACAACTGCTAAGACCACAATTCATCAAGGACCGCGTGGGCGATTTGCAGAGATTCGAGCATCAAATCCAAGTCCTATTGCCAATGCTCAAAGGTAACGGCGAGACCGTCCGCCTTGACGACCTAATCTACCGCTACACCCTCGACGCAGCAACCCACTTCCTCTTCGGTCGCAGCGTCGGCAGCCTAGAAAACGGCGAAGCAGAGTTCGCCACAGCCTTCGCAGAAGTCCAGCGAGTCCAGGCCATCATCGCCAGAGCAGGACCCCTTCAACACTTCGTCCCCATGAAGTCCTTCCGCCAGGCCTTGGACGTCCTCAACCGCTTCACAGACCGCTACATCGACGAGGCACTTTCACTCCCACCCGAGGAGCTCGAGAAGAGCACCAAGTCCGATGAGAGCTATACCTTCCTCCACGCTATCGCAGCCTATACCCGCGACCGCGCCGTGCTGCGTGACCAACTCGTCGCCGTCCTGCTCGCAGGCCGGGACACAACAGCCGTGACCCTCTCCTGGCTCTTCTACGAACTATCCCGCAACCCTCAAATCACCGCGAAACTCCGTCAGGACATCGTCTCACACGTCGGGACAGACCGCATGCCCACCTACGATGATTTGAAGAGCATGCGCTACCTAACCCACACCATCAATGAGATCCTTCGCCTCTACCCCGTCGTCCCTTACAACGTCCGCGTAGCCCTCACAGACACCACCCTGCCCCACGGCGGCGGTCCAGACGGAACCGAACCCATCGGCATCACCAAGAACACCCCCATCGGCTACTCTACCTTCATCCTCCAGCGACGGCCAGACATATACCCTCCCGGTTCCTCCGGGTTCCCAGACCCGCTGCAATTCGTTCCTGACAGGTGGGATAGCTGGGTTCCCAAGTCTTGGTCGTACATCCCATTCAACGGGGGTCCAAGGATTTGTATTGGACAGCAGTTTGCGCTGACGGAGATTGCGTACACGGTGACGAGGATTTTGCAGACTTTTGAGAGGGTGGAGAGTAGGCAGGAGGGATTTCCGGGGACGAAGACGGATATTGTGTTGCAGCCGCAGAAGGGGGTTTATGTGGCGTTTGTGAAGGGGGAGGGGAAGGCGTGA
- a CDS encoding Calcium-transporting ATPase 1, translated as MSRSSTPTLPLHTSPAHTRSSSPSQLQPPRDNGGGHSRNVSRVKIPGQQSITAQHAALSAEQVADKHSTSLSRGLHPGDASNRLHVQGPNELPSEEPEPLWLRFVKQFKETLILLLLASAAISAFMGNFEDAVSIAIAVTIVVTVAFVQEYRSEKSLEALSQLVPHFAHVIRTNLDVQGRGNAGAENGEPKAPGNDDQARAEKASTTVSASQLVTGDLVLFHTGDRIPADIRITFAADLSIDESNLTGENEPVAKSADTIAAAPHLNGSADPATLLRGGMGGDIRLTDQTNIAFQGTLVRSGYGQGIVIGTGGETEFGAISASLQEIESPRTPLQQSMDRLGKDLSYMSFGVIGLIILVGLWRGMQFLELFQIGVSLAVAAIPEGLPIIVTVTLALGVLRMSKRNAIVRRLPSVETLGSVNVVCSDKTGTLTVNHMTVTRMWSFGHDVPQEVAKVHRDSPNGATTQAVLRAANIVNNGRLNTHSHGGVTAASATVLANTGGDDDLANAKSRWAGQPTDVALLDLLDAFHEDDVRARIGERKHEMPFSSERKWMGVITEGQDGNDTAYIKGALERVLGRCDTYTSDQGGEVVLDEKRRQEVDQAARKMAEEGLRVLAFASGPVRPVRSGASRNVSKNRMTDSRSSTPASALGRSAVAAANEDTYTGLCFAGLVGMSDPPRKGVDRSIRRLMAGGVKVIMITGDAEATAIAIAKKLGMPINENSAIGSPVLRGDQLDQMSDAELAEAMSRILIFARTSPEHKLKIISALQSRGDVVAMTGDGVNDAPALKKADIGISMGKLGTDVAKEAADMILTDDNFSTILNAIEEGKGIFYNIQNFLTFQLSTSVAALGLVMLSSLGGWKNPLNAMQILWINILMDGPPAQSLGVEPVDPALLTQPPRRRDARVLTPKLIQRVLQSAVIILLGTLLTYVRNLTAEDLAAHSVSARDTTLTFTQFVLFDMFNALACRSSSKSVLLGEVPILPKWFAEVCGIRQKAEGNQMFNYAVAGSLLGQALVIYFPPLQRVFQTEALSTFDLLELVAMASIVLWVDEGRKLYQRRFGSGRSLPSGYSRIV; from the exons ATGTCCCGATCTAGCACGCCGACTCTCCCTCTGCACACCAGCCCGGCGCATACACGATCCAGCAGCCCCTCACAGCTGCAGCCTCCACGCGACAATGGCGGAGGACACTCGAGAAACGTCAGCCGGGTCAAGATCCCCGGCCAGCAGTCGATAACTGCCCAGCATGCCGCATTAAGTGCTGAGCAAGTCGCTGACAAGCATTCGACATCTCTCAGTCGTGGCTTACATCCTGGCGATGCATCAAATCGATTGCATGTCCAAGGTCCCAACGAGTTGCCATCGGAAGAGCCAGAACCCCTATGGCTGCGCTTCGTCAAGCAGTTCAAGGAAACACTGATCCTACTACTGCTTGCCAGTGCCGCCATATCAGCCTTCATGGGCAACTTCGAGGATGCCGTTTCTATTGCGATCGCGGTCACCATTGTGGTCACAGTTGCATTCGTACAAGAGTACAGGAGTGAGAAGAGCTTGGAAGCGTTGAGCCAATTGGTGCCACATTTCGCGCACGTAATAAGAACGAATCTTGATGTACAGGGACGGGGTAATGCAGGTGCCGAGAATGGCGAGCCGAAGGCGCCTGGAAACGATGACCAGGCAAGGGCAGAGAAGGCGAGCACAACTGTGTCTGCTTCACAATTGGTGACCGGGGACTTGGTGCTATTCCATACTGGCGACAGGATACCCGCCGACATTCGCATTACGTTCGCGGCGGATCTGAGCATCGATGAGAGTAATTTGACCGGAGAGAATGAGCCTGTCGCAAAGAGCGCCGACACAATTGCTGCTGCGCCGCACCTCAATGGAAGTGCTGATCCAGCGACGTTACTTAGAGGAGGCATGGGAGGCGACATACGGCTTACGGATCAGACCAACATCGCTTTCCAAGGAACACTGGTCCGCTCTGGCTATGGCCAGGGTATCGTCATTGGCACAGGAGGCGAGACCGAGTTTGGTGCCATCAGCGCATCTTTACAAGAGATTGAGTCTCCTCGAACGCCACTACAGCAAAGCATGGATCGACTGGGTAAGGACTTGAGTTACATGTCATTTGGTGTCATTGGCTTAATCATTCTGGTCGGCTTATGGCGAGGCATGCAATTCTTGGAGCTGTTCCAAATCGGCGTGTCGCTAGCAGTGGCAGCTATACCGGAAGGCTTGCCCATCATCGTTACTGTCACGCTTGCACTTGGTGTACTGCGGATGAGCAAGAGGAATGCGATCGTACGCAGACTTCCGTCTGTGGAAACGCTAGGATCCGTCAATGTGGTATGCTCGGACAAAACTGGAACTCTTACTGTCAACCACATGACAGTGACCAGGATGTGGAGCTTTGGACATGACGTGCCGCAAGAAGTGGCCAAAGTACACAGAGACTCGCCAAATGGCGCAACGACCCAAGCAGTACTCAGAGCTGCAAATATCGTCAACAATGGCCGTCTCAACACCCATAGTCATGGTGGTGTGACAGCCGCCAGTGCAACTGTCTTGGCCAACACAGGTGGAGATGATGATCTAGCGAATGCGAAGAGTCGATGGGCTGGTCAGCCAACCGATGTGGCATTGCTGGACCTGCTCGATGCATTCCACGAGGACGATGTACGTGCCCGAATTGGCGAGAGGAAGCATGAGATGCCGTTTTCGAGCGAGCGGAAGTGGATGGGTGTCATCACCGAAGGCCAAGACGGTAATGATACAGCTTACATCAAAGGTGCGCTCGAGCGTGTACTTGGAAGGTGTGATACCTACACCTCCGATCAAGGCGGAGAGGTCGTTCTGGACGAGAAGCGACGACAAGAAGTGGATCAAGCGGCACGTAAGATGGCTGAGGAAGGCCTCCGAGTGCTGGCATTCGCCTCGGGACCTGTAAGGCCTGTAAGGAGCGGTGCTAGTCGCAATGTGAGCAAGAACAGAATGACCGACTCCCGCTCATCAACGCCAGCTTCAGCTCTAGGACGCTCGGCAGTTGCTGCAGCTAACGAGGACACCTACACCGGGCTTTGCTTTGCTGGTCTGGTGGGCATGTCAGATCCACCACGTAAAGGCGTTGACAGATCAATAAGACGACTCATGGCAGGTGGCGTCAAGGTGATCATGATCACTGGCGACGCGGAAGCTACAGCAATCGCAATCGCGAAGAAGCTTGGCATGCCTATCAATGAGAACTCTGCCATTGGATCGCCAGTACTGCGTGGCGATCAGCTTGACCAGATGAGCGATGCTGAGCTCGCAGAAGCCATGTCGCGCATCCTGATCTTTGCACGGACAAGTCCTGAACACAAGCTCAAGATCATCAGCGCATTACAATCGCGCGGCGACGTTGTTGCAATGACTGGAGACGGTGTCAATGATGCACCAGCTCTGAAGAAGGCTGACATTGGCATCAGCATGGGCAAGCTGGGCACTGATGTCGCGAAAGAGGCCGCTGATATGATCTTGACCGACGACAACTTTTCGACTATTCTGAACGCTATCGAAGAGGGCAAGGGCATTTTCTACAATATCCAAAACTTCTTGACATTTCAACTCAGCACGAGTGTGGCTGCTTTAGGGCTGGTCATGTTGAGCAGCCTGGGTGGCTGGAAGAATCCGCTCAATGCTATGCAGATTTTGTGGATCAACATCTTGATGGATGGTCCACCAGCACA ATCTCTCGGCGTCGAGCCCGTCGATCCAGCCCTCCTCACCCAACCTCCCCGTCGCCGCGATGCCCGCGTCCTGACGCCAAAGCTCATCCAGCGCGTCCTTCAATCAGCTGTCATCATCCTCCTCGGCACACTTCTTACCTACGTCCGCAACCTGACCGCCGAAGACCTCGCAGCCCACTCCGTCTCCGCCCGCGACACAACCCTGACTTTTACCCAATTTGTCCTCTTCGATATGTTCAACGCCCTGGCCTGCCGGTCCTCCTCCAAATCCGTCCTCCTCGGCGAAGTACCCATTCTACCGAAATGGTTCGCTGAAGTCTGCGGGATCCGGCAAAAGGCAGAGGGGAACCAGATGTTCAACTATGCTGTCGCTGGTAGTTTGCTGGGACAGGCGTTGGTTATATACTTCCCGCCGCTGCAGAGGGTCTTTCAGACTGAGGCGCTGTCGACTTTCGATCTGCTCGAGTTGGTGGCGATGGCGAGCATTGTATTATGGGTTGACGAGGGCAGAAAGCTGTACCAGAGGCGGTTTGGCAGTGGCAGGAGTCTGCCGAGCGGGTACAGTAGGATCGTGTAG
- a CDS encoding Cohesin subunit rad21, whose product MFYSESLLTKTGPLARVWLASNLDRKLTKANVIQADLQENVKSIIGDDQAPIALRMSGQLLLGVVKIYNRKARYLETDCGEALHKIKLAYRPGRDVDLPADHSHKANPQALILADTITELDLFAPLPDPDAILRAPEERAPGQDPTLLDFGMSQMLDSQTPTRTQQRRLLELDDDDLGLDIGDGQDDGLAGTPMSDGPSIEQGRRAPTPRGDEPTMLQDDDLGLDLGFGADTTLGGNDGPIVGMDDDYPMGGLNNEEIGEANEQALRKADAAAERARRSESVLSSVRPSVERDLEETFRLDQAALQDETEQEVQAAQRVKRRKVMRMDNETELHNSQIKRQQEDRSNITKAPSFLPRDPLLLQLMEMQRNGSFVSNLMGDGRMQGWAPELRGILSLEIVRKAGDKKRKRDSGIVADVETDGERQESPPQLEIPQDEDEGFQVNAGDDFGLRSDGFQPGAEDDVQHEDEENYMYDEPPINFDITEAPLLHPSQQGAVALGTKKMVHMLRDHFAPDHPKELNEPPTPSKRVKQSALFTDLCPERTTTRQDATKMFFELLVLGTKDAIKVEQDSKDLGLPIRVRGKRGLWGDWAEMQSGGEIASQEAPAAGIEVEAAA is encoded by the exons ATGTTCTACTCGGAGTCGCTGCTCACCAAGACGGGGCCCTTGGCTCGCGTCTGGCTCGCCTCCAACCTCGATCGAAAACTCACAAAGGCCAACGTTATCCAGGCCGACTTGCAGGAGAATGTGAAGAGCATCATTGGAGATGATCAGGCACCGATCGCGCTGCGAATGAGTGGGCAACTATTGCTGGGAGTGGTCAAGATCTACAACAGAAAGGCGAGGTACCTGGAGACAGATTGTGGTGAAGCCCTCCACAAGATTAAGCTG GCATACCGACCTGGCCGCGACGTGGACCTGCCAGCCGATCACTCGCACAAGGCAAATCCGCAAGCGTTGATACTTGCAGACACTATTACAGAACTTGACCTTTTCGCGCCACTGCCCGACCCAGATGCCATCCTACGAGCGCCCGAAGAGCGCGCACCTGGACAGGACCCCACACTGCTCGACTTCGGTATGAGCCAGATGCTTGATAGCCAAACGCCAACCCGAACACAACAGAGGCGATTACTCGAACTTGACGACGACGATCTTGGCCTTGATATCGGCGATGGTCAAGACGATGGTCTGGCAGGTACTCCAATGAGCGACGGCCCATCTATCGAACAAGGACGACGTGCACCCACTCCACGAGGCGATGAGCCAACTATGCTTCAGGACGATGACTTGGGTCTCGACCTCGGCTTTGGCGCTGACACGACTCTTGGCGGCAACGATGGCCCCATCGTGGGCATGGACGACGACTACCCAATGGGTGGTCTCAACAACGAGGAGATTGGCGAGGCAAACGAGCAGGCACTCCGAAAAGCAGACGCTGCTGCTGAGCGTGCTCGACGATCCGAATCCGTCCTCTCATCCGTTCGCCCAAGCGTAGAACGCGATCTAGAGGAGACATTCCGACTCGATCAAGCCGCACTCCAGGACGAAACGGAGCAGGAAGTCCAAGCCGCACAGCGTGTCAAGCGGAGAAAAGTCATGCGCATGGACAACGAGACAGAACTGCACAACAGCCAGATCAAGAGGCAACAAGAAGACCGCTCTAACATCACTAAAGCACCTTCCTTCCTGCCACGCGACCCACTTCTGCTTCAACTTATGGAGATGCAGCGCAACGGTAGCTTCGTCAGCAATCTCATGGGTGATGGTCGGATGCAAGGTTGGGCTCCTGAGCTTCGCGGTATTCTATCACTTGAAATCGTGCGAAAGGCGGGTGACAAGAAGCGCAAGCGTGACTCTGGAATTGTAGCAGACGTAGAGACAGATGGCGAGAGGCAGGAGTCTCCGCCACAACTTGAGATCCCACAGGACGAAGACGAGGGCTTCCAAGTCAACGCTGGCGACGACTTCGGACTTCGTTCGGACGGCTTCCAGCCCGGTGCTGAGGATGACGTCCAACACGAAGACGAGGAGAACTACATGTACGACGAACCACCCATCAACTTCGACATCACAGAAGCGCCTCTCCTGCACCCTTCACAACAGGGCGCTGTTGCGCTTGGCACGAAGAAGATGGTGCATATGCTTCGCGATCACTTTGCACCAGACCACCCGAAGGAACTCAATGAGCCACCCACACCCAGCAAGCGTGTCAAGCAGTCGGCACTTTTCACTGATCTCTGCCCAGAGAGGACCACTACGCGGCAAGACGCGACAAAGATGTTCTTTGAGCTCCTTGTGCTCGGAACCAAGGACGCGATCAAGGTCGAGCAAGATAGCAAGGATCTCGGCCTTCCGATTCGTGTACGTGGCAAGCGTGGGTTGTGGGGCGACTGGGCTGAGATGCAAAGTGGAGGCGAAATCGCAAGTCAGGAGGCACCTGCTGCAGGTATCGAAGTTGAGGCAGCAGCCTGA
- a CDS encoding putative extracellular glycosidase has translation MFTLQSLLAMRSPLRMALLAGLVFTSSTTAQTYSSCNPTSQSGCPADPALSKSLSVNFQDGASDEFTAQGAPTYDSNGAAFTVGQSGHAPTLISKWYIMFGKLSVTLKAAPGQGIVSSVVLQSDDLDEIDWEWLGGKGGEVQSNHFGKGQTTTYDRAAIHGVDNTQGEFHTYDIEWTENQIVWTIDGKTVRVLNAGEANGQYPQTPMQLKLGSWAGGDPGNTQGTIDWAGGAVNYAAGPFTMYVSSLSVVDFSTGKSYSYGDMSGSWESIKSDGGEVNSNSGGSVVVSNAPAITSTSSGNEPWTGTHATNTATVSYTSLPGLPSGWTVSSSGKVVPPSAAPSTSQPASSTSLPAPSPAVGGCSGSGYKLVTKYNEQGFLTTATIPAGASTGWDDKGMPATVLPANCMISNPPMAAGEVLKLVRSESGTSQLLLASADASALITAQVSRTANSSGVHRAGNVSPWIAAFCTLFLASAMGMVWA, from the exons ATGTTTACATTACAGAGTCTACTTGCCATGCGGTCGCCGCTGCGAATGGCCCTTCTGGCCGGCCTTGTCTTCACATCCTCAACCACAGCACAAACATACTCGAGCTGCAACCCAACATCACAGTCCGGATGTCCAGCAGATCCAGCTCTCAGCAAATCACTCTCCGTCAACTTCCAAGATGGAGCATCCGACGAGTTCACAGCACAAGGCGCCCCAACGTACGACAGTAATGGCGCTGCTTTTACTGTCGGACAATCCGGACACGCGCCAACTCTTATATCGAAATGGTACATCATGTTTGGAAAGCTGTCAGTCACGCTCAAGGCAGCTCCGGGACAGGGCATTGTCAGCTCGGTGGTGCTTCAATCGGACGACCTCGACGAGATTGATTGGGAGTGGTTGGGTGGAAAAGGCGGCGAAGTGCAAAGCAATCACTTTGGCAAAGGTCAAACGACAACCTACGACCGCGCAGCAATTCATGGTGTCGACAACACCCAAGGAGAATTCCACACTTACGACATCGAGTGGACCGAGAACCAAATTGTGTGGACCATCGACGGAAAGACTGTCCGCGTGCTCAACGCTGGTGAAGCCAACGGACAGTACCCTCAAACACCTATGCAGCTGAAGCTCGGCTCATGGGCAGGTGGCGATCCCGGCAACACCCAAGGCACAATCGACTGGGCTGGTGGCGCGGTCAACTACGCTGCAGGACCATTCACCATGTACGTCAGCTCGCTGTCAGTAGTCGACTTCTCGACCGGCAAGTCATACAGCTACGGCGACATGAGCGGCAGCTGGGAAAGCATCAAGTCGGACGGTGGCGAGGTCAACAGCAACTCAGGCGGTAGTGTCGTCGTATCTAATGCTCCCGCCATCACTTCCACTTCCAGCGGCAACGAGCCATGGACCGGCACCCACGCCACCAACACAGCGACCGTGTCGTACACTTCTTTGCCCGGTCTGCCCTCTGGCTGGACGGTGAGTAGTTCTGGCAAGGTCGTTCCACCTTCGGCGGCCCCA TCGACATCCCAACCCGCTTCGTCTACCTCGTTGCCGGCGCCATCACCTGCGGTGGGTGGCTGCTCAGGCTCAGGATATAAGCTTGTCACCAAATACAACGAACAAGGCTTCCTCACCACCGCGACTATCCCTGCTGGCGCCTCGACCGGCTGGGACGATAAGGGCATGCCAGCCACCGTTCTGCCCGCCAACTGCATGATATCAAACCCACCAATGGCCGCAGGCGAGGTCCTCAAGCTGGTCAGATCCGAGTCCGGCACCTCACAACTGCTGCTGGCTTCAGCAGACGCGTCCGCCCTGATTACCGCCCAGGTCTCGAGAACGGCGAACAGCTCCGGCGTGCACCGCGCTGGTAATGTCTCACCATGGATTGCAGCGTTCTGTACTTTGTTTCTTGCATCAGCGATGGGAATGGTTTGGGCATAG